AAGGACGACTTCAGCGTGCGCAATGTGCTGCAACACACTGTCCGGCGAGCCCGTCAGCACCGCTCGGACCGGGCCGGGAACCACCGCTTGCAGCAGCCCCGGGTACCCGCTGTGCAAGCCGGCCGCAAGGGTCCCGCCGGTGGCCACCAGTCCCGAAAGCACCCCGGGTCCACCGCCGATACCGGGCGGCAGGGCAGCACTCAACTGCGCAGCCAACCTGTCGATCGCACTGTCGAAGCCGCCGGTCAGCAGCCGACCCGTCGGGATCAATGTGGCAAGACCGGCACCGAACTGCCCACCGCCTTGCACCGAACCGCCGACCAGCAGGCTGGCGCTGAGATTCGGCGCGACCGGCACACCCGCGACGGTGTTGACGAACTGCTCGCCGGCATACACCAGAGAGTTGGCGGCGTTGAAGCCGGCGTTGAGCACACCGCCCAATGCGCCGTTGACGCCGGCGACCGCTTGCCCCAACGCGGTTTCACCGGCGACCAAGGTCTCGTTGAGCGCGAGCTCGGCGCAGGCCAGGTCGGCGGTGAGAGCGGCCCGCGCCTGGCCCGCCTGCTCGAGCAGCGCGCCCGCCGGGCCACCCGAGAGCATCCCCGCCACATTGCCGGCCTCGCTGCCGACGTACGCCGCCGCACCCGAGTTCAGCGTCCGCACAAACTGGTCATGAAACAGCGCCATCTGCGTGCTGAGCTGTTGATATGCCTGGCCGTGCGCCCCGAACAGCGCTGCGATGCTCGCCGACACCTCATCGAGAGCCGGAGGGAGCACACTGGTGGTCGCGGATGCCGCGGTATTGCTGGCCGTGTTTATCGTCGAACCGATATTTGCCAAATCCGTTGCCGCCGCCGTCAATAGCTCGGCGTCTGCGAATACAAAAGACATCTCGGGCCTCTCAACCGTGCGTCATTGCTGGCCGTCCCTGGCCCGATCAGAGCAGCCCGCAGCGGAGCGTATCGCGACCTGCGAGCCGCTTCAGGCGTTTCGATGTAATCCGTTGGTAACAATTTGCCACTCGGGTAATGCGTAACGGCGTCCTCAGGCGGTCCCGTGATCGCGGCGAAAAGAGCTATCGCCCACGGGTTTACCCGAACCGATGGCCACCGCGGGCCGCTACGGCCCGGTCTTGACCCATTGGCCGGCGTCGCCGACGATGCCGACCGGCACCGCGCCGGACAGGCTGACGTTCTGCACGCTCGGACCGGCCGCGACGATCGTGGTGTCCTGCAATATCGGCAGCACGGTCGACATATTCCACAGGCGCGGTTCGATTGCGGTGATCACGTCGTTGATGTTCTTGGTGCCGTTGAGGGCGGCGTCGATATTCGACTGGATGCTGCGATCGCAGATCCCGGTGAGGTTCGACGGCGCCTTGACCAGCGCGCCCGGATCGGCCGGCGGCCCGGGCTGCGGCGTGGGCGTAACCGTGTCGGGAGCCACGGTCGGCGTGGCGCCGGTCGGGGTAACCGCCGGCGAAGCCGGGGACGGGACCTGGGTGGCCTGCAGCGCGGGACAGCTGTAACGAGAGGCCAGCAATGTCGCCAGGTTTCCGCCGGCTTGGTGCCACCCCACGATGGCGTCAATCCGGTTGTCGTTCAACGCATCCCGATAAAGTATGACCGGGTCCAGGGCCAGCACGGTCGCGTCGATCCCGACGTTGCGCAGTTGGTCGGCGGCCGTATTGGCGACCGCAACCGACGTCGGGTCATTCGCCGCCACGCCGATGACCAGCGACAGCTGTTTGCCGTCCTTGCTGATGCGGCCCCGGATCACTTCGGGCGGCCCGGTACTCACCGGTGTGGTCGAAGCCGGTCCCGGCGGCGCGGTCGACGCCGACATGTTGCTGTCGATCTCATATCCGGATGCAGCCAGCAACCCCAACGCGGTGGTGGTCGTCATCGCCGGTGGCGCGGTCGGCACATAGCCCGGGTCGCTGGGCGAGCGGATCTGCGACTGGTCCAGGGTCACGGTGTTGTCGCTGCCGGCGCCCACCGCGGCCAGCAGATCGATGTCCAGCAGCCCCAGGATCGCCTTGCGGACTTGCGCGTCGGCCAGCTTGGGCACGTTTGCCCGCAGCGTCAGCTGCATGACCCGCGGTGTCACGATCCGCGCGGTCCGCACATCCGGAATGGCCGACAACTGCGCGAAGGCGGCCGAACCGCCATGCACCTGCGCCACCTGCGTGTCGCCGTTACGCACCGAATCGGCCAGCACCGCGGGTGCCCCGGCCCGCCGGAAGAGGATCAGGCCGGGTTGGGCAGGCGGCCCCCAGTACCGGTCGTTGCGGGCGATCAGGATCTCGTCGCGCTGCGGGTCGATATTCTCCACCCGGAACTGCCCGCCGGTGACGGGTAGCGCCCGGGCCAACCCCGCAGCAAAACCGCCCGGCACGTCCTTGACTATGTGCGCCGGCAGCAGGTTGTTGAACAACTCCCGCCACGCCGGGTATGGCTGCGCGAAGGTCACCACCGCCTGCTTGCCGCCTTCGAGCGATTGCACACCGGTGATGAGGTCATAGCCGGCCGGATCGATGACGCCAGGCTGGCTGACCATCTGCCGCCACAGGTACCAGAAATCGTCGGCGGCGATGGGCGCGTTGTCGGTCCATTGCGCCTCGGGCCGGATCTTGTAGGTCACCGTAAACGGGTTTTCGCTGGTCACATCCGCCGACACCAGCAACGTCGGGTCCATCTCCCAGCGCGAACCGGTCGGCGAGCCGGCATCGGGCACCGGGCGGAAGGCGCTTGGCAACACCAGCGCGCTGATCGCCGCGTTCACCGGCGACAGATCCGAGAGCAGATGCGGGTTGAACCCGGCACCGATCGAGTCGATGCCCATGATGATCTGAGTGGGATGCGGCGGCGGCGGCGGGGTGATGTGCGTGGTATCCGTGCTCTGGGGCGCCGGCGGCGGGCTCACCGTGCAACCGGACAGCGCCAAACCCAATGTCGAGATCAGCACCCCGACCGTCACGATGACATGACGGGCTCGGCGCAGCACAAGCCCCAGGGTATCGAGGTGACCCACGACGGGGACGTCACGGCGAAAAACCGGGCCGGACTTCGCAGTGGCGTCACGCTCGCGCGAGCCGGGCGAACCCAAGCTAACCCCGGGCCTTTGCCCGCGCCCGGCTGCGGGCGCGGGAGGTGGCATCCAGCTCGACTTTGCGGACCCGCACGACTTCGGGGGTCACCTCGACGCATTCGTCGGGGGCGCAGAACTCCATGGCCCGCTCCAGGTCGAGTTCGAGCGGCTTGGCCAGCGTCTCGATGACATCGGCGGTCGACGACCGCATGTTGGTCAGCTTCTTCTCCCGGGTGACGTTGATGTCGAGGTCCTCCGGGCGCGGGTTGATGCCGACGACCATGCCCTCGTAGGTGTCCTGGCCGGGCTCGACGAAGAACTGGCCCCGGTCGGCGAGTTGGAGCAGCGCGAACGGCGTGATGGTGCCGGACCGGTCGGAGACCAGCGATCCGGTGTGTCGCGCCCGGATCTCCCCCGCCCACGGCTTGTACCCGTCGAACACGGCGTGTGCAACGCCGGTGCCGCGGGTCTCGGTGAGGAAGTCGGTGCGCCACCCGATCAGGCCCCGGCTGGGCACCACGAAATCCATGCGCACCCAGCCGGTGGTGTGGTTGGCCATCTCAACCATGCGGCCCTTGCGGGCGGCCATCAATTGGGTGATCGCGCCGACGTATTCTTCCGGGCAGTCGACGGTCATCGCCTCGAACGGCTCGTGCAACCTGCCGTCGATGGTCTTGGTCACCACCTGCGGCTTGCCCACGGTCAATTCGAAGCCCTCGCGGCGCATCTGCTCGACCAGCACGGCCAGCGCCAGCTCGCCGCGGCCCTGCACCTCCCAGGCGTCCGGTGCGCCGATGTCGAGGACCCGGATCGACACGTTGCCCACCAGCTCGGCGTCCAGCCGGTTGCGGACCATGCGGGCGGTGAGCTTGTGGCCTGCCACCTTGCCGGCCAGCGGTGAGGTGTTGGTGCCGATGGTGACCGAGATGGCCGGCTCGTCGACGGTGATCCTGGGGAGCGCGACGGGGTTGGCCAGATCGGCAAGCGTGTCGCCGATCATGATCTCCGGCAGTCCGGCGACGGCGACGATATCGCCGGCGACGGCTTCCTCGGTAGGAGTGCGTTGCACTCCTTCGGTGGCCAGCAATTCGGTGATCTTGGCGGTCGCGGCGCCTTCCTCGCGGAGCCACGCCACCTGCTGACCCTTGCGGATGCGTCCGTTGTAGACACGGATCAACGCCAGGCGGCCCAGGAATGTCGAGGCATCCAGGTTGGTGACCAGGGCCTGCAACGGCGCCTCCGGGTCGCCTTTCGGCGGCGGCACGTGCTCGTCGAGGACCTCGAACAGCGGGTCGAGGTTGTCGCCGTCGGGAATCTGGCCGTCGAGCGGCTGGGTGGTGCTGGCCACCCCGGCGCGTCCGGATGCGAACAGCGTGGGTAGGCCCAGCGCGTGCTCGGCTGCTGCGGCTGCTTCGTCGTCGAGATCGCTGGCCACGTCCAGCAACAGGTCGTGACTGGCCTCGACGACCTCGGCGATGCGCGCGTCGGGCCGGTCGGTCTTGTTGACGACGAGGATCACCGGCAAGTGCGCGGCCAGCGCCTTGCGCAGCACGAAGCGGGTCTGGGGCAGCGGCCCCTCGGACGCGTCGACCAGCAGCAGCACCCCGTCCACCATGGACAGCCCGCGCTCCACCTCGCCGCCGAAGTCGGCGTGCCCAGGAGTGTCGATCACATTGATTACCGTCACGGATCCATCGCTGTTGTGGCGGTGCACCGCGGTGTTCTTGGCCAGGATGGTGATGCCCTTTTCCCGCTCCAGGTCGCCGGTGTCCATCACGCGTTCCTGCAGCCCGCCACGTTCGGCCAGCGCCCCGGATTGCCGCAGCATCGCGTCGACCAGCGTGGTTTTGCCGTGGTCGACGTGCGCGACGATGGCGACATTGCGGAATGGCACGTCGGTGATTGTGGCAGCCCGGTGGCCGGTTCGCGAAAACCAGCGTCCGGCGCCGTCTCGAAGGCCGTCTCAAGGCCGTCTCGTACATCGACTCTGCGTACAGAGCTACCGCGGGCGGCTGAGCGGCGCGCTGGGCGCAGTCTCGGCGCGCTGGGCGCAGCCTCGGCACGCCCTGGAGACGGCCCTACCAGCCGCGACGGGGCGG
The nucleotide sequence above comes from Mycobacterium pseudokansasii. Encoded proteins:
- a CDS encoding PE family protein — translated: MSFVFADAELLTAAATDLANIGSTINTASNTAASATTSVLPPALDEVSASIAALFGAHGQAYQQLSTQMALFHDQFVRTLNSGAAAYVGSEAGNVAGMLSGGPAGALLEQAGQARAALTADLACAELALNETLVAGETALGQAVAGVNGALGGVLNAGFNAANSLVYAGEQFVNTVAGVPVAPNLSASLLVGGSVQGGGQFGAGLATLIPTGRLLTGGFDSAIDRLAAQLSAALPPGIGGGPGVLSGLVATGGTLAAGLHSGYPGLLQAVVPGPVRAVLTGSPDSVLQHIAHAEVVLGSGIVNGELAFNHALVDGEMALQQAVFGTDAAFNGVVNNGFGIVNSLLGTGEQFVNTLLGAPVPDGFHSSLVVGGSVAGEAQLGGIAGAITQKLMLDANLIGLTGGVVTPALVALGVDPTPVQAVLGAPAGFVAQLEHGLVGFNANLIGAELALNHRLVTGEMGLERAVFGTNGALNGVIDRAFNMGNLALGTGEQLVNTVLGAPAPAGFYADLIIGGDGQVFSDGHVGGLLGAVQQKLMLDTQLVGLVLGGGPVDVSTGVETGGGGEIGGVGGEFGGGVETGGGGEVGGGTY
- a CDS encoding ABC transporter family substrate-binding protein, producing the protein MLRRARHVIVTVGVLISTLGLALSGCTVSPPPAPQSTDTTHITPPPPPHPTQIIMGIDSIGAGFNPHLLSDLSPVNAAISALVLPSAFRPVPDAGSPTGSRWEMDPTLLVSADVTSENPFTVTYKIRPEAQWTDNAPIAADDFWYLWRQMVSQPGVIDPAGYDLITGVQSLEGGKQAVVTFAQPYPAWRELFNNLLPAHIVKDVPGGFAAGLARALPVTGGQFRVENIDPQRDEILIARNDRYWGPPAQPGLILFRRAGAPAVLADSVRNGDTQVAQVHGGSAAFAQLSAIPDVRTARIVTPRVMQLTLRANVPKLADAQVRKAILGLLDIDLLAAVGAGSDNTVTLDQSQIRSPSDPGYVPTAPPAMTTTTALGLLAASGYEIDSNMSASTAPPGPASTTPVSTGPPEVIRGRISKDGKQLSLVIGVAANDPTSVAVANTAADQLRNVGIDATVLALDPVILYRDALNDNRIDAIVGWHQAGGNLATLLASRYSCPALQATQVPSPASPAVTPTGATPTVAPDTVTPTPQPGPPADPGALVKAPSNLTGICDRSIQSNIDAALNGTKNINDVITAIEPRLWNMSTVLPILQDTTIVAAGPSVQNVSLSGAVPVGIVGDAGQWVKTGP
- the typA gene encoding translational GTPase TypA, whose amino-acid sequence is MPFRNVAIVAHVDHGKTTLVDAMLRQSGALAERGGLQERVMDTGDLEREKGITILAKNTAVHRHNSDGSVTVINVIDTPGHADFGGEVERGLSMVDGVLLLVDASEGPLPQTRFVLRKALAAHLPVILVVNKTDRPDARIAEVVEASHDLLLDVASDLDDEAAAAAEHALGLPTLFASGRAGVASTTQPLDGQIPDGDNLDPLFEVLDEHVPPPKGDPEAPLQALVTNLDASTFLGRLALIRVYNGRIRKGQQVAWLREEGAATAKITELLATEGVQRTPTEEAVAGDIVAVAGLPEIMIGDTLADLANPVALPRITVDEPAISVTIGTNTSPLAGKVAGHKLTARMVRNRLDAELVGNVSIRVLDIGAPDAWEVQGRGELALAVLVEQMRREGFELTVGKPQVVTKTIDGRLHEPFEAMTVDCPEEYVGAITQLMAARKGRMVEMANHTTGWVRMDFVVPSRGLIGWRTDFLTETRGTGVAHAVFDGYKPWAGEIRARHTGSLVSDRSGTITPFALLQLADRGQFFVEPGQDTYEGMVVGINPRPEDLDINVTREKKLTNMRSSTADVIETLAKPLELDLERAMEFCAPDECVEVTPEVVRVRKVELDATSRARSRARAKARG